In Anoplopoma fimbria isolate UVic2021 breed Golden Eagle Sablefish chromosome 22, Afim_UVic_2022, whole genome shotgun sequence, a genomic segment contains:
- the LOC129111839 gene encoding LOW QUALITY PROTEIN: NGFI-A-binding protein 1-like (The sequence of the model RefSeq protein was modified relative to this genomic sequence to represent the inferred CDS: inserted 1 base in 1 codon), whose amino-acid sequence MAAVLPRTLGELQLYRILQRANLLYYYEAFIQQGGDDVQQLCEAGEEEFLEIMALVGMASKPLHVRRLQKALRDWVTNPAIFNQPLTSLPVCSIPVYKLPEGSPTLLGGQDRANTASVKMPKGVAAACSDPGKLDVARDKVSAGSPLQGGSEARFWSGHSNDSEHSLSPSDLGSPSXPRDTLEALDAAAVQSVLECVDRMAPGLPKTDLSEVKEQLKNNKKLAKMIGHIFEMSDDEPRREEEIRKYSAIYGRFDSKRRDGKHLTLHELTVNEAAAQLCMRDMALLTRRDELFGLARQISREVTYKYTYRTSKSRCGDRDEASPKRIKTEENFFDIQEALQAIHMRQEMLREQLACAKSKGEETVGRNLQIQLERLLARQMEILQDAAVQERLQALDWRIPPAALKYLNDAQNTNGAAADASRDHQDERPINLRVVSQNMQEGDLPLGKQLANELKRHHNHNNNNNNSSSTDETKTPATENGTSHRSSSNAEKKTIKSEPEDST is encoded by the exons ATGGCGGCGGTGTTGCCGAGAACCCTGGGTGAGCTGCAGCTCTACCGGATCCTGCAGCGAGCGAACCTGCTCTACTACTACGAGGCCTTCATCCAGCAGGGCGGCGACGACGTGCAGCAGCTGTGCGAGGCCGGGGAGGAGGAGTTCCTGGAGATCATGGCCCTCGTCGGCATGGCCAGCAAGCCGCTGCACGTGCGCCGCCTGCAGAAGGCGCTGCGGGACTGGGTCACCAACCCGGCCATCTTCAACCAGCCGCTGACGTCGCTGCCCGTCTGCAGCATCCCCGTCTACAAGCTGCCCGAGGGCTCGCCCACGCTGCTGGGCGGGCAGGACAGAGCCAACACCGCCAGCGTCAAGATGCCCAAAGGCGTCGCCGCCGCCTGCTCCGACCCGGGGAAGCTGGACGTGGCGAGGGACAAAGTGTCCGCCGGGTCGCCCCTGCAGGGCGGCAGCGAGGCCCGGTTCTGGTCGGGTCACAGCAACGACAGCGAGCACAGCCTGTCGCCGTCAGACCTCGGCTCCCCGT CGCCCAGAGACACGTTAGAGGCTCTGGACGCCGCCGCCGTCCAGTCGGTCCTGGAGTGCGTGGACAGGATGGCGCCGGGACTCCCTAAGACGGACTTATCGGAGGTCAAAGAGCAGCTGAAGAACAACAAGAAACTGGCAAAGATGATCGGACACATCTTTGAGATGAGCGACGACGAGCCGCGGAGGGAAGAGGAGATCCGTAAATACAGCGCCATCTACGGACGCTTCGACTCCAAGAGGAGGGACGGCAAACACCTGACGCTGCACGAG CTGACGGTGAACGAGGCGGCGGCCCAGCTCTGTATGAGGGACATGGCTCTGCTCACACGCAGAGACGAGCTCTTCGGACTCGCTCGCCAGATCTCCAGAGAGGTCACCTACAAATACACCTACCGCACCAGCAA ATCTCGCTGTGGAGACAGAGACGAGGCGTCCCCTAAAAGGATTAAAACAGAG GAGAACTTCTTCGACATCCAGGAGGCGCTGCAGGCGATCCACATGAGGCAGGAGATGCTGAGGGAGCAGCTGGCCTGCGCCAAGTCGAAAGGAGAAGAAACGGTCGGACGGAATCTGCAG aTTCAGCTGGAGCGTCTGCTGGCCCGGCAGATGGAGATCCTGCAGGACGCCGCGGTCCAGGAGCGTCTCCAGGCTCTGGACTGGAGGATCCCCCCCGCTGCCTTAAAGTACCTCAACGACGCCCAGAACACCAACGGGGCCGCCGCCGACGCCAGCAGAGACCACCAAG ATGAGCGGCCGATCAACCTGCGTGTGGTTAGTCAGAACATGCAGGAAGGAGACCTCCCATTGGGCAAACAGCTAGCCAATGAGCTGAAGCGCCatcacaaccacaacaacaacaacaacaacagcagcagcacagacgAGACCAAAACACCAGCAACAG AAAACGGGACGTCGCATCGATCATCCAGCAACGCAGAGAAGAAGACCATCAAATCAGAGCCGGAAGACTCCACATAG